The following are encoded together in the Tepidiforma bonchosmolovskayae genome:
- the fliS gene encoding flagellar export chaperone FliS, whose translation MTSNPYAAYRTVETMTADPVTLTTMLFDGAVKALRKARLHWENGNRQGFNDETNRAFLIIGELRATLDMSQGEIAENLAALYAYCLRRIVEGSLGDLAKLEEVERHIGQVGEAWKTATAALRAQAAAARPGTEAAA comes from the coding sequence ATGACCAGCAATCCCTACGCCGCGTACCGCACCGTGGAGACGATGACTGCCGACCCGGTGACGCTGACCACGATGCTCTTCGACGGCGCAGTGAAGGCGCTCCGGAAGGCCCGGCTGCACTGGGAGAACGGCAACCGGCAGGGGTTCAACGACGAGACGAACCGGGCATTCCTGATCATCGGGGAGCTGCGGGCGACGCTCGACATGAGCCAGGGCGAGATTGCGGAGAATCTTGCCGCGCTCTACGCCTACTGCCTGCGCCGGATTGTCGAGGGGTCGCTGGGCGACCTTGCGAAGCTCGAAGAGGTGGAGCGGCACATCGGGCAGGTCGGCGAGGCGTGGAAGACGGCGACGGCAGCGCTGCGGGCGCAGGCCGCGGCGGCCCGGCCGGGAACGGAAGCGGCAGCGTGA
- a CDS encoding sortase: protein MTTKHQGSQRGSTVMAIGMVLAAGAIAWFGGRGPESAPAGAGETATLPGRAAEQTPRVAFRAVSNGGLPTRIVIPSAGIDAPVAEVGVVIEDGEPRWETAWHAAGHHVDSAMPGQPGNMVITGHVSVADRRNVPVFATLDRVREGDEIVVYAGAAAYRYVVESIAVVDPGATEVLRSDARATVTLITCTRDLRHRLVVTGRLAGEVTPGNPA, encoded by the coding sequence TTGACGACGAAACACCAGGGCAGCCAGCGCGGGTCGACGGTGATGGCCATCGGGATGGTGCTGGCCGCCGGGGCGATCGCGTGGTTCGGCGGCCGGGGGCCGGAGTCGGCACCGGCAGGCGCCGGCGAGACTGCGACCCTGCCGGGCCGGGCGGCGGAGCAGACGCCCCGCGTCGCCTTCCGGGCGGTGTCGAACGGCGGCCTGCCGACGCGGATTGTAATCCCGTCGGCGGGGATCGATGCGCCGGTCGCGGAGGTCGGCGTCGTGATCGAGGATGGCGAGCCGCGGTGGGAGACAGCGTGGCACGCGGCGGGGCACCACGTGGATTCGGCGATGCCGGGGCAGCCCGGAAACATGGTCATCACGGGACACGTGTCGGTTGCCGACCGGCGGAACGTGCCGGTCTTTGCGACGCTCGACCGGGTGCGGGAGGGCGATGAGATTGTGGTGTACGCGGGGGCGGCCGCCTATCGTTATGTCGTAGAATCGATCGCGGTGGTCGACCCCGGGGCGACGGAGGTGCTCCGCTCGGATGCGCGAGCGACGGTGACGCTGATCACCTGCACGCGCGACCTGCGGCACCGGCTGGTTGTCACGGGGCGGCTTGCGGGCGAGGTCACGCCCGGGAACCCGGCGTAG
- a CDS encoding flagellin N-terminal helical domain-containing protein, with amino-acid sequence MSSIVTNVAALNGQRNLNITAAKMGKVLEKLSSGYRINRAADDAAGLGISEKMRAQIRGNSQAIRNAKDGISMIQTAEGAMDEIHSILQRMRELGVQAANDTYDTAARTSIGTELIQLRNEIDRIANATNFNGQNLLTGALTGVLGGTSANDLVVNDAVDQAIVTEINVAGAKPGTYTFTYNATTDQLTLTGPNGQAQQITVSAIAANGTQTLNFNQLGISIKLASTAGVTDPDDIGTDLTSAANDTIVVTGSGAAALQVGANTTAYDVMNVSFNDVRATQASGLNLLTGGGVNWTSASTIVASNAAAQAFITQIDTAITTLNTRRSDLGAAQNRLEHTVNSLGVAVENLTASESRIRDADVAELSTQMVSNQILQQAGTAVLAQANQSSQAVLSLLR; translated from the coding sequence ATGTCTTCGATCGTCACGAACGTTGCTGCCCTGAACGGTCAGCGCAACCTCAACATCACGGCAGCGAAGATGGGGAAGGTGCTGGAGAAGCTCTCCAGCGGCTACCGCATCAACCGCGCGGCCGACGATGCCGCCGGCCTCGGCATCTCCGAAAAGATGCGCGCCCAGATCCGCGGCAACAGCCAGGCCATCCGCAACGCCAAGGACGGCATCTCCATGATCCAGACCGCCGAAGGCGCCATGGACGAGATCCACTCCATCCTCCAGCGCATGCGCGAGCTGGGCGTCCAGGCCGCGAACGACACGTACGACACGGCGGCGCGGACCTCCATCGGCACCGAGCTCATCCAGCTCCGCAACGAAATCGACCGCATCGCCAACGCCACCAACTTCAACGGCCAGAACCTGCTCACCGGCGCCCTCACCGGCGTCCTCGGCGGCACCTCCGCCAACGACCTCGTTGTCAACGACGCCGTCGACCAGGCCATCGTCACCGAGATCAACGTCGCCGGCGCCAAGCCCGGCACCTACACGTTCACCTACAACGCCACCACCGACCAGCTCACCCTCACAGGCCCCAACGGTCAGGCCCAGCAGATTACCGTCTCCGCCATCGCCGCCAACGGCACCCAAACCCTCAACTTCAACCAGCTCGGCATCTCCATCAAGCTCGCCTCCACGGCCGGCGTCACGGACCCCGACGACATCGGCACGGACCTCACCTCCGCCGCGAACGACACCATCGTCGTCACCGGCAGCGGCGCTGCCGCCCTCCAGGTCGGCGCGAATACGACGGCCTACGACGTCATGAACGTCTCCTTCAACGACGTCCGCGCCACCCAGGCCTCCGGCCTCAACCTCCTCACCGGCGGCGGCGTCAACTGGACCTCCGCCTCCACCATCGTCGCCTCCAACGCCGCCGCCCAGGCGTTCATCACCCAGATCGATACCGCCATCACCACCCTCAACACCCGCCGCTCCGACCTCGGCGCGGCCCAGAACCGCCTCGAGCATACGGTCAACAGCCTCGGCGTCGCCGTCGAAAACCTCACCGCCAGCGAGAGCCGCATCCGCGACGCCGATGTCGCCGAGCTCTCGACGCAGATGGTCAGCAACCAGATCCTGCAGCAGGCGGGCACGGCGGTCCTGGCGCAGGCGAACCAGTCGAGCCAGGCAGTCCTGAGCCTCCTCCGGTAA
- a CDS encoding ABC transporter substrate-binding protein → MTFESPWQRRLTRRRLLGATGAAAALAAAACSRGGGGQPTPFSPTAEPSASPTRAPSPSPTTLSSRHGHTLRHTGFVERDAFADPHKTQAGPLLGHQAMVFSRLLTYQDQARGTIAADLAAALPERPDATTLVFRINPQARWHDLPPLNGRPVTADDVKFSIERQRSGDTTFVRAPQWAAIDSIEVTSPQTITFKLKAPLAAAHHLFADVASFIVAPELAPDGRDIPLDAQVGSGPFLWVEWSDQRFASVRRNPAWFGGDRRPYLEGISLVQPRTTAEVESGLRTRALDVAIVSRTLADHLKRGLPQLVEYTIGHSMFFSVRYSLVNHPYNDQRFRNALTWALDRREMVRKFFDGSGGLSPWISWPVTRWTLPESELTTVPGYRPGDGGREADLRDARAALEAFRSEKQLPADPLPLFVVDATENAIGLGSLIRDQLKAALDLDIRIVPMPLSQLVGLLLSAEAPFAAGPDTGWIDLDDWVYPYFHSAGTRNSFPLRDSDLDALIEKQRVELNEDARRNLGYEIQRRILALNPGANLVSERVVALAWPYVKGYPLDTTDGYQDRFASCWIDASDPTFRGRA, encoded by the coding sequence ATGACCTTCGAATCACCATGGCAGCGGCGGCTGACCCGCCGAAGGCTCCTCGGCGCGACCGGCGCCGCCGCGGCCCTCGCAGCAGCCGCCTGCTCGCGCGGAGGCGGCGGCCAGCCCACGCCCTTCAGCCCCACAGCGGAGCCATCGGCTTCGCCCACCCGCGCGCCGTCGCCATCGCCGACTACCCTCTCGTCCCGCCACGGCCACACCCTCCGCCACACCGGCTTCGTCGAACGCGACGCCTTCGCCGACCCCCACAAGACCCAGGCCGGGCCGCTCCTCGGCCACCAGGCGATGGTCTTCAGCCGCCTCCTCACCTACCAGGACCAGGCGCGCGGCACCATCGCCGCCGACCTCGCCGCCGCACTCCCCGAACGCCCTGACGCGACCACCCTCGTCTTCCGCATCAACCCCCAGGCCCGCTGGCACGACCTCCCGCCCCTCAACGGCCGCCCGGTAACCGCCGACGACGTGAAGTTCAGCATCGAACGCCAGCGCTCGGGCGACACGACGTTCGTCCGCGCCCCGCAGTGGGCGGCCATCGACAGCATTGAGGTCACCTCGCCCCAGACCATCACCTTCAAGCTCAAGGCTCCGCTCGCCGCCGCCCACCACCTCTTCGCCGATGTGGCCTCCTTCATCGTCGCCCCGGAGCTCGCTCCCGATGGCCGCGACATCCCCCTCGACGCCCAGGTCGGCAGCGGCCCCTTCCTCTGGGTCGAGTGGAGCGACCAGCGCTTCGCCAGCGTCCGCCGCAACCCCGCCTGGTTCGGCGGCGACCGCCGCCCCTACCTTGAGGGCATCTCCCTCGTCCAGCCCCGCACCACCGCCGAAGTCGAAAGCGGCCTCCGCACCCGCGCCCTCGACGTCGCCATCGTCAGCCGCACCCTTGCCGACCACCTCAAGCGCGGGCTGCCCCAGCTCGTCGAGTACACCATCGGCCACTCCATGTTCTTCAGCGTCCGCTACTCGCTCGTCAACCACCCCTACAACGACCAGCGGTTCCGCAACGCCCTCACCTGGGCGCTCGACCGCCGCGAGATGGTCCGGAAGTTCTTCGACGGCTCCGGCGGGCTCAGCCCCTGGATCAGCTGGCCGGTCACCCGCTGGACCCTCCCCGAAAGCGAACTCACCACCGTCCCCGGCTACCGCCCCGGCGATGGCGGCCGCGAAGCCGACCTCCGCGACGCCCGGGCCGCCCTCGAGGCGTTCCGCTCTGAGAAGCAGCTCCCCGCCGATCCCCTGCCCCTCTTCGTCGTCGACGCAACAGAAAACGCCATCGGCCTCGGCTCGCTGATCCGCGACCAGCTCAAGGCCGCCCTCGACCTCGATATCCGCATCGTGCCCATGCCGCTCAGCCAGCTCGTCGGCCTCCTCCTCTCCGCCGAAGCCCCCTTCGCCGCCGGCCCCGATACCGGCTGGATCGACCTCGACGATTGGGTCTACCCCTACTTCCACAGCGCCGGCACGCGGAACAGCTTCCCGCTTCGCGACTCCGACCTAGACGCCCTCATCGAAAAGCAGCGCGTCGAACTGAACGAAGACGCCCGCCGTAACCTCGGGTACGAAATCCAGCGCCGCATCCTCGCGCTCAACCCCGGCGCCAACCTCGTGAGCGAACGGGTCGTCGCCCTTGCCTGGCCCTACGTGAAGGGCTACCCCCTCGACACCACCGACGGCTACCAGGACCGTTTCGCCAGCTGCTGGATCGACGCCAGCGACCCCACCTTCCGCGGCCGCGCTTAG
- a CDS encoding flagellin N-terminal helical domain-containing protein yields MSSIVTNIAALNGNRNLGITNAKMGKVLEKLSSGYRINRAADDAAGLGISEKMRAQIRGNSQAIRNAKDGISMIQTAEGAMDEIHSILQRMRELGVQAANDTYDTAARTSIGTELIQLRNEIDRIANATNFNGQNLLTGALTGVLGGTSANDLVVNDAVDQAIVTEINVAGAKPGTYTFTYNATTDQLTLTGPNGQAQQITVSAIAANGTQTLNFNQLGISIKLASTAGVTDPDDIGTDLTSAANDTIVVTGSGAAALQVGANTTAYDVMNVSFNDVRATQASGLNLLTGGGVNWTSASTIVASNAAAQAFITQIDTAITTLNTRRSDLGAAQNRLEHTVNSLGVAVENLTASESRIRDADIAELSSQLASSTILQQAGTAVLAQANQSAQSVLSLLRG; encoded by the coding sequence ATGTCGTCGATTGTCACCAACATCGCAGCGCTCAACGGGAACCGGAACCTGGGGATCACGAACGCGAAGATGGGGAAGGTGCTGGAGAAGCTCTCCAGCGGCTACCGCATCAACCGCGCGGCCGACGATGCCGCCGGCCTCGGCATCTCCGAAAAGATGCGCGCCCAGATCCGCGGCAACAGCCAGGCCATCCGCAACGCCAAGGACGGCATCTCCATGATCCAGACCGCCGAAGGCGCCATGGACGAGATCCACTCCATCCTCCAGCGCATGCGCGAGCTGGGCGTCCAGGCCGCGAACGACACGTACGACACGGCGGCGCGGACCTCCATCGGCACCGAGCTCATCCAGCTCCGCAACGAAATCGACCGCATCGCCAACGCCACCAACTTCAACGGCCAGAACCTGCTCACCGGCGCCCTCACCGGCGTCCTCGGCGGCACCTCCGCCAACGACCTCGTTGTCAACGACGCCGTCGACCAGGCCATCGTCACCGAGATCAACGTCGCCGGCGCCAAGCCCGGCACCTACACGTTCACCTACAACGCCACCACCGACCAGCTCACCCTCACAGGCCCCAACGGTCAGGCCCAGCAGATTACCGTCTCCGCCATCGCCGCCAACGGCACCCAAACCCTCAACTTCAACCAGCTCGGCATCTCCATCAAGCTCGCCTCCACGGCCGGCGTCACGGACCCCGACGACATCGGCACGGACCTCACCTCCGCCGCGAACGACACCATCGTCGTCACCGGCAGCGGCGCTGCCGCCCTCCAGGTCGGCGCGAATACGACGGCCTACGACGTCATGAACGTCTCCTTCAACGACGTCCGCGCCACCCAGGCCTCCGGCCTCAACCTCCTCACCGGCGGCGGCGTCAACTGGACCTCCGCCTCCACCATCGTCGCCTCCAACGCCGCCGCCCAGGCGTTCATCACCCAGATCGATACCGCCATCACCACCCTCAACACCCGCCGCTCCGACCTCGGCGCGGCCCAGAACCGCCTCGAGCATACGGTCAACAGCCTCGGCGTCGCCGTCGAAAACCTCACCGCCAGCGAGAGCCGCATCCGCGATGCCGATATCGCCGAGCTCTCCAGCCAGCTCGCGAGCTCGACGATCCTGCAGCAGGCGGGCACGGCGGTCCTGGCGCAGGCGAACCAGTCGGCGCAAAGCGTACTGAGCCTGCTCCGCGGCTAA
- a CDS encoding winged helix-turn-helix transcriptional regulator produces the protein MARVLIIDGGLPRALEGRSLLGEGIDAHLVRDAEGPLARADADVFDLLVLCGMPAEQQAEIASAFHAHRRWRLVPVLYVSDPATPGLAIPGTFRPEIDGIARGHRTSAAVERKMRELAREGISDAVAVAAGPFELDPVRLRLAGPGGEIDLTEREAEVLSMLLARANRTVPAAEIIERGWGLEVDERSLQILRRHVSNIRRKLAEKGAAKAVRTVRGTGYRFEVRAG, from the coding sequence ATGGCACGGGTGCTCATCATCGACGGCGGACTCCCGCGGGCGCTGGAGGGGCGGTCGCTCCTCGGGGAGGGGATCGATGCCCACCTGGTGCGCGATGCCGAGGGACCGCTGGCGAGGGCCGACGCCGACGTCTTCGACCTCCTCGTGCTGTGCGGGATGCCGGCCGAGCAGCAGGCGGAGATTGCGAGTGCGTTCCACGCGCACCGGAGATGGCGGCTGGTGCCGGTGCTGTATGTGAGCGACCCGGCGACGCCGGGGCTGGCGATCCCGGGGACGTTCCGGCCGGAGATTGACGGCATCGCGCGGGGGCACCGGACGAGCGCGGCGGTCGAACGGAAGATGCGGGAGCTTGCCCGCGAGGGGATAAGCGATGCGGTCGCGGTGGCGGCCGGGCCGTTCGAGCTGGACCCGGTCCGGCTGCGGCTGGCGGGCCCGGGCGGGGAGATTGACCTGACCGAACGCGAGGCGGAAGTGCTCTCGATGCTGCTGGCGCGGGCGAACCGGACGGTCCCTGCGGCGGAGATCATCGAGCGGGGCTGGGGGCTGGAGGTGGACGAGCGGTCGCTCCAGATCCTGCGGCGGCATGTGTCGAACATCCGGCGGAAGCTGGCGGAGAAGGGCGCGGCGAAGGCAGTGCGAACGGTGCGCGGCACCGGCTACCGGTTCGAGGTGCGGGCGGGCTAA
- the flgM gene encoding flagellar biosynthesis anti-sigma factor FlgM, translating into MTGVRKTGGPRGVAFDPVPLRGPRPAPAPEPADRAGITDEARELSRALEAVQAAPEVRTLRIAALRRAIAEGRYRPDPREIARTLMERGGFDLEGP; encoded by the coding sequence ATGACAGGAGTACGGAAAACCGGAGGGCCGCGGGGGGTTGCGTTCGACCCGGTGCCGCTGCGCGGGCCGCGGCCGGCGCCTGCGCCGGAGCCGGCAGACCGGGCGGGCATCACCGACGAGGCGCGGGAGCTCTCCCGGGCGCTGGAGGCCGTGCAGGCCGCGCCGGAGGTGCGGACACTGCGGATTGCGGCGCTGCGCCGGGCAATTGCAGAGGGGCGCTACCGGCCGGACCCGCGCGAGATTGCGCGGACGCTGATGGAGCGCGGCGGTTTCGACCTGGAGGGGCCGTAA
- the fliD gene encoding flagellar filament capping protein FliD has translation MSDPVRIGGFYATFDTEAVIKQLTAIRMRQVTLLEQKGADNDAKKGAVNSVQTAMKAFLEKVKALAAPQSVSGMTATASGTAVSVSALPGAQAGSFTVNVTQLATATRLQGAPAAAGIDATKAMNRSNFGTVPTNGTFTIATANGGSQTFTVGPAAAQTGVALQSANIDMAVTSGTFTIGTVGGGTQTITINAATDSLNDVINAINSAGVGLTASIVNDANGRANRLQLTSSNGDIILGGPGDSSNFLSAMRLLSTPPGTTRTGEAFTQQMSLNDVIADINASSIGVTASITNDSYGRPTILTVTSTQGNISFGSGSDSSNFLAATGLLTSSPGTTRSSSNPISRLSTSAKLQDAGFNGGPPNAGDQAIVINGVSISYNAATDSLTDVINRINASQAGVTARYDSLTDTVRLQNKATGNLALTVQDAPGGNLAAKLGLTTGTLTAGQNAEYSIDGGPTQQSASNSVGFGGVTMTFKETTSSPVTVTVSQDTSSAANAIKAFVTEFNNVMKAIDAATKADGSKKNNQSGPLSGDVSLRQLKSDLRSILTSPGTNLEGGFATLSQIGLTFGPVGSAIGTTNTLQFDEAKFAEAVRTNQAGVQELLSRLSLAATLEPGGTGSITGISGTYAGAEPGKWVITDDGAGNLSAVFTPANGGPPISASGTIAPNGSNSGLVPGLTLTAGPTLQAGTHTITVSATSESVIQRLKRFAENQAGIGGTLDKRKATYDRIASDISERIATLEKRIEAEMEQLRRKFAAMEQAQARSQSILGNLQQLANQLSGNSGRK, from the coding sequence ATGAGCGACCCGGTTCGGATCGGCGGGTTCTACGCGACGTTTGACACGGAGGCGGTGATTAAGCAGCTGACCGCCATCCGGATGCGGCAGGTGACGCTGCTCGAACAGAAGGGCGCCGACAACGACGCGAAGAAGGGCGCCGTGAACTCGGTCCAGACCGCGATGAAGGCGTTCCTGGAGAAGGTGAAAGCGCTCGCGGCGCCCCAGTCGGTGAGCGGAATGACGGCGACGGCGAGCGGCACGGCGGTCAGCGTATCGGCGCTGCCGGGGGCACAGGCGGGCAGCTTCACGGTCAACGTGACGCAGCTGGCGACGGCCACGCGGCTCCAGGGGGCGCCGGCGGCGGCCGGCATCGACGCGACGAAGGCGATGAACCGCTCGAACTTCGGAACCGTCCCGACGAACGGGACCTTCACCATCGCGACGGCGAACGGGGGCTCGCAGACGTTCACGGTGGGGCCGGCCGCGGCGCAGACGGGCGTGGCGCTGCAGTCGGCGAACATCGACATGGCGGTGACGAGCGGGACGTTCACCATCGGCACGGTGGGCGGCGGCACGCAGACGATCACCATCAACGCGGCCACCGACTCGCTGAACGATGTCATCAACGCGATCAACAGCGCGGGCGTCGGGCTGACGGCGAGCATCGTGAACGATGCAAACGGGCGGGCGAACCGGCTGCAGCTGACGTCGAGCAACGGGGACATCATCCTCGGCGGGCCGGGGGACAGTTCGAACTTCCTCTCGGCGATGCGGCTGCTGAGCACGCCGCCCGGGACGACGCGGACGGGCGAGGCGTTCACGCAGCAGATGTCGCTGAACGACGTCATCGCCGACATCAACGCGAGCAGCATCGGGGTGACGGCAAGCATCACGAACGACAGCTACGGGCGGCCGACCATCCTGACGGTGACCTCGACGCAGGGGAATATCTCGTTCGGGAGCGGGTCTGACTCGTCGAACTTCCTGGCTGCGACGGGTCTGCTGACTTCTTCGCCCGGGACGACGCGGTCGAGTTCGAATCCGATCTCGCGGCTGAGCACGTCGGCGAAGCTGCAGGATGCCGGGTTCAACGGTGGGCCGCCGAACGCCGGGGACCAGGCGATTGTGATCAACGGGGTGAGCATCAGCTACAACGCGGCGACGGACTCGCTGACGGACGTCATCAACCGGATCAACGCAAGCCAGGCCGGCGTGACGGCGCGGTACGATTCGCTGACCGACACCGTACGGCTGCAGAACAAAGCGACGGGGAACCTGGCGCTGACCGTGCAGGACGCGCCTGGCGGGAACCTCGCGGCGAAGCTTGGGCTGACGACGGGCACGCTGACTGCGGGGCAGAACGCGGAGTACAGCATCGACGGGGGGCCGACGCAGCAGTCGGCGTCGAACTCGGTCGGGTTCGGCGGCGTGACGATGACGTTCAAGGAGACAACGAGCTCGCCGGTGACCGTGACGGTCTCGCAGGACACGTCGAGCGCGGCGAACGCGATCAAAGCGTTCGTGACCGAGTTCAACAACGTGATGAAGGCGATCGACGCGGCCACGAAGGCGGACGGTTCGAAGAAGAACAACCAGTCGGGGCCGCTGAGCGGGGACGTCTCGCTGCGGCAGCTGAAGTCGGACCTGCGGAGCATCCTGACGAGCCCGGGGACGAACCTGGAGGGCGGCTTTGCGACGCTCTCGCAAATCGGGCTGACGTTCGGGCCGGTGGGGTCGGCGATTGGTACGACGAACACGCTGCAGTTCGACGAAGCGAAGTTCGCGGAGGCGGTCCGGACGAATCAGGCGGGCGTGCAGGAGCTGCTGAGCCGCCTGAGCCTGGCTGCGACGCTCGAGCCGGGCGGGACGGGGTCGATTACCGGCATCTCGGGCACGTACGCGGGGGCAGAGCCGGGGAAGTGGGTAATTACGGATGACGGCGCGGGGAACCTCTCGGCGGTGTTCACGCCGGCGAACGGGGGCCCGCCAATTTCGGCCTCGGGGACGATTGCGCCCAACGGGTCGAATTCGGGGCTGGTCCCGGGGCTGACGCTGACGGCCGGGCCCACGCTGCAGGCGGGGACGCACACGATCACGGTCAGTGCGACGTCCGAGAGCGTGATCCAGCGGCTCAAGCGGTTCGCCGAGAACCAGGCCGGCATCGGGGGGACGCTCGACAAGCGGAAGGCGACGTATGACCGGATCGCCTCGGACATCTCGGAGCGGATTGCGACGCTGGAGAAACGGATCGAGGCCGAGATGGAGCAGCTGCGTCGGAAGTTCGCCGCGATGGAGCAGGCGCAGGCGCGGAGCCAGAGCATCCTGGGGAATCTTCAGCAGCTGGCGAACCAGCTTTCGGGCAACAGCGGCCGAAAGTAG